One Catalinimonas alkaloidigena DNA window includes the following coding sequences:
- a CDS encoding aconitate hydratase has translation MAFDIDMIKAVYAQLGERVEAARKVVGRPLTLSEKILYAHLYDGKATQAYDRGVSYVDFAPDRVAMQDATAQMALLQFMSAGKPKVAVPSTVHCDHLIQAEVGAEADLKKAINSNKEVYDFLSSVSNKYGLGFWKPGAGIIHQVVLENYAFPGGMMIGTDSHTPNAGGLGMIAIGVGGADAVDVMAGMAWELKFPKLIGVHLTGKLSGWASAKDVILKVAGILTVKGGTGAIVEYFGEGANNLSCTGKGTICNMGAEIGATTSIFGYDEKMSAYLRSTDRADVAELADGIAQHLRPDNEVLANPKDYYDQLIEINLSELEPHVNGPFTPDAAWPLSEFAAAVKEHGWPQELEVGLIGSCTNSSYEDITRAASVAEQAVQKKLKVKSEFTITPGSEQVRFTTDRDGLLDTFDKMGGVVLANACGPCIGQWARHTDDPTRKNSIITSFNRNFAKRNDGNPNTHAFVASPEIVTAFAIAGDLTFNPMKDKLTNNEGEEVMLDEPKGVELPASGFAVEDAGYQSPAEDGSHVEVVVSPESDRLQLLTPFKPWEGTDLKGLRLLIKAKGKCTTDHISMAGPWLRYRGHLDNISNNLLIGAINAYNGKANQVKNVLTGEVGEVPATARAYKASGIGTVVVGDENYGEGSSREHAAMEPRHLGVRAILVKSFARIHETNLKKQGMLALTFADPNDYDKVQEDDAIDIVGLDAFAPGQPLTIVLHHSDGSSDEFKANHTYNEGQIGWFRAGSALNLIAQQQKEK, from the coding sequence ATGGCCTTTGATATTGACATGATTAAGGCAGTATACGCGCAACTGGGCGAGCGCGTAGAAGCTGCACGGAAAGTGGTAGGGCGTCCGCTGACCCTCTCCGAAAAAATCTTATACGCTCACTTGTACGATGGCAAGGCTACACAAGCCTACGACCGGGGTGTGTCTTATGTCGACTTTGCACCCGACCGTGTGGCGATGCAGGATGCTACCGCGCAGATGGCGTTGCTGCAATTCATGTCGGCCGGAAAGCCCAAAGTAGCAGTTCCTTCTACCGTGCACTGCGACCACCTCATTCAAGCAGAGGTAGGGGCAGAAGCCGACCTGAAAAAGGCGATCAATTCCAATAAAGAAGTATACGACTTTCTGTCGTCCGTTTCGAATAAATACGGGCTGGGCTTCTGGAAGCCCGGTGCGGGCATCATCCACCAGGTGGTGCTGGAAAATTACGCATTCCCCGGGGGCATGATGATCGGGACCGACTCCCATACGCCGAACGCCGGCGGACTGGGCATGATTGCCATCGGAGTAGGTGGTGCCGACGCGGTTGACGTAATGGCGGGCATGGCCTGGGAACTGAAATTCCCCAAGCTGATCGGGGTACACCTGACCGGCAAATTGAGCGGATGGGCTTCGGCCAAAGACGTGATTTTGAAAGTAGCCGGAATCCTGACGGTGAAGGGCGGTACCGGTGCCATCGTCGAGTACTTCGGCGAAGGAGCCAACAACCTGTCCTGTACCGGAAAAGGCACCATCTGTAACATGGGTGCGGAGATCGGGGCCACTACTTCGATCTTCGGCTACGACGAAAAAATGAGCGCCTACCTGCGGTCGACCGACCGGGCCGACGTGGCCGAACTGGCCGATGGCATCGCGCAACACCTGCGCCCGGACAACGAAGTGCTGGCGAACCCGAAAGATTACTACGATCAACTGATCGAAATCAACCTGTCGGAGCTGGAGCCTCATGTAAACGGTCCTTTCACGCCGGATGCAGCTTGGCCGTTGTCTGAATTTGCCGCCGCCGTTAAAGAGCACGGATGGCCTCAGGAGCTGGAAGTAGGGCTGATCGGGTCGTGCACCAACTCGTCGTACGAGGACATTACGCGCGCGGCTTCGGTAGCCGAACAGGCTGTACAGAAGAAACTCAAGGTAAAGTCCGAGTTCACCATTACGCCCGGTTCGGAACAGGTACGGTTTACCACCGACCGCGACGGTCTGCTCGATACGTTCGATAAAATGGGCGGTGTGGTGTTGGCCAACGCCTGTGGTCCTTGCATCGGACAATGGGCGCGCCATACGGACGATCCTACCCGCAAGAACTCGATCATCACGTCGTTTAACCGGAACTTCGCCAAGCGGAACGACGGGAACCCCAATACGCACGCTTTCGTGGCGTCGCCCGAGATCGTCACCGCGTTTGCCATCGCTGGCGACCTAACGTTCAACCCGATGAAGGATAAGCTGACCAACAACGAAGGCGAAGAGGTGATGCTCGACGAACCCAAAGGAGTTGAGTTACCGGCGAGCGGGTTTGCGGTAGAAGATGCGGGCTATCAGTCGCCTGCAGAAGACGGCAGCCACGTTGAAGTCGTGGTGAGTCCTGAATCTGACCGCCTGCAACTGCTCACGCCGTTTAAGCCCTGGGAAGGCACCGATCTGAAAGGATTGCGTCTTCTCATCAAGGCTAAGGGAAAATGCACAACGGACCACATTTCGATGGCGGGGCCGTGGCTCCGTTACCGTGGCCACCTCGATAACATTTCCAACAACTTGCTGATCGGAGCGATCAACGCTTACAACGGCAAAGCCAATCAGGTGAAAAACGTATTGACCGGCGAAGTGGGCGAAGTTCCTGCTACGGCACGGGCCTACAAGGCGTCGGGTATCGGTACGGTAGTGGTCGGCGACGAAAACTACGGTGAAGGTTCTTCGCGCGAGCACGCCGCCATGGAACCCCGCCATCTGGGGGTGCGTGCCATTCTGGTGAAATCCTTCGCGCGTATCCACGAAACCAACCTGAAAAAGCAGGGCATGCTGGCGTTGACGTTCGCTGATCCGAACGATTACGACAAAGTGCAAGAGGACGATGCCATCGACATCGTCGGGTTGGATGCGTTTGCACCGGGCCAGCCGCTCACCATTGTGCTGCATCACAGCGACGGTTCGTCTGACGAGTTCAAGGCCAACCACACCTACAACGAAGGGCAAATCGGTTGGTTCAGAGCAGGTTCAGCCTTGAATCTGATTGCACAGCAGCAAAAAGAGAAATAA
- a CDS encoding DUF2795 domain-containing protein gives MYWTLELASYLEDAPWPATKDELIDYTIRTGAPLEIVENLQELEDDGQPYESIEEIWPDYPTKDDFLFNEDEY, from the coding sequence ATGTATTGGACGTTAGAATTAGCTTCGTATCTTGAGGATGCCCCCTGGCCTGCCACGAAAGATGAACTAATCGATTATACTATTCGGACAGGCGCTCCATTGGAGATCGTCGAGAATCTTCAGGAACTGGAAGACGACGGGCAACCCTACGAAAGCATAGAAGAGATTTGGCCGGATTATCCGACGAAGGACGATTTCCTCTTCAACGAAGACGAATATTAA
- a CDS encoding 2-C-methyl-D-erythritol 4-phosphate cytidylyltransferase, with amino-acid sequence MTQVNYAIVVAGGAGQRMGNAIPKQFLTLRGKPILLHTLEKLHAFDASLRLIVVLPAADLPRWHELVALHQCPIPHQITAGGATRFHSVSCGLALISDDAHLIAIHDGVRPLVSLQVMERAFALAAQQGSAVAAVKLKESIRRGDEQHSQAVDRAAFRLVQTPQVFRAAWIKKAYATAVGTDFTDCASVAESAGHPIYLSEGAYENIKITTPEDLLLAEALLQA; translated from the coding sequence GTGACACAGGTAAACTATGCCATTGTAGTAGCGGGAGGCGCCGGGCAGCGCATGGGAAACGCCATTCCCAAGCAATTTCTGACGCTGCGGGGAAAGCCTATTTTACTGCATACGTTAGAAAAGCTACATGCTTTCGACGCATCGTTGCGGTTGATCGTGGTTTTACCAGCGGCTGATCTGCCACGTTGGCACGAACTCGTGGCACTACACCAATGCCCGATTCCGCATCAGATCACCGCCGGAGGGGCCACCCGCTTCCATTCGGTCAGTTGTGGATTGGCGCTGATCAGCGACGATGCCCACCTCATTGCCATCCACGACGGCGTGCGCCCGTTGGTAAGTCTCCAGGTGATGGAAAGGGCCTTTGCGCTGGCCGCGCAGCAAGGCAGCGCGGTAGCGGCAGTAAAGCTGAAAGAGTCGATTCGCCGCGGCGACGAGCAGCACAGCCAGGCCGTAGACCGGGCGGCGTTCCGCTTGGTACAAACCCCTCAGGTGTTTCGCGCGGCATGGATTAAAAAAGCGTATGCCACTGCGGTAGGCACCGATTTTACCGATTGTGCCAGCGTTGCCGAAAGTGCCGGGCATCCGATTTACCTCTCGGAAGGGGCGTATGAAAACATCAAGATCACAACGCCCGAAGACCTGCTGCTGGCCGAAGCTTTGTTGCAGGCGTAA